The sequence AATAAGATCCATATTATAATTTTTTTAATAAAAATAGCAAAAAATAAAAAATGAAAAACAAAACAAAAATAAAAAAATAATATTTAAGAATAAAATAAAAATTAAAAAAATTTATATTAGAAAGATTATAAAAAAATAATAGAATAATTAAATAATAAATATAATGATTTTAACTAAGTTAACCTTAGTGCAAAAAAATAAAAATATTAATAACCTATAGTAGAAAAAATTAGAAAAATAATAAAAAGTTCGCACAAGAGTTATTAAACGAACCATTATTTATAATAAAATTTGAAAAAATTTATAAAGAAGTTCGTTTTATTTTTTTTATGAAAAAAGAGGAATTCATAGAAAAATTAGAAGTTGAATTAAAATTAACTAAAAAATCTGAACTAACAATAAGAAACTACAAATATTTTAATTTAAAATTTTTAGAATATTGTAATAAAGATATAGAGCAATTAACAAAAGATGATGTAAAAAAATTTTTAGCTTATATTTCTGAAAAAAGCCCAAATTCCATACTTCTAGCAATATCAGCAATAAAATTTTCAACATTAAAAATTTTAGGTAAAGACTTAACAGAAAATATAGAAAGGCCTAAAAAAGAAAAATCTTTGCCAAAAGTATTAACAAAAGAAGAAATAAAAAAATTGATAGAAACTATAGAAACAAAAAAATCAAAATTAATAGTAAAATTCCTTTATAGTACTGGCTTGCGAGTTTCAGAATTAGTTAATCTTAAAAAAGAAGATATAAACTTTCAAGAAAGAATAGGAATAGTTAAAAAAGGAAAGGGAAAAAAAGATAGAATCTTTATACTTTCAGAAAAACTTGCTAATGATTTACAAGAATACCTTAATAATAATCAAGAAAATCTTTATCTTTTTTCTAAAGAAAAACCATTAACAACAAGAAACATACAGAAGATTATAAAAAAGACAGCAGAAAAAGCACAAATAAACAAAAAAGTAACTCCTCATGTACTAAGACATAGTTTTGCCACTCATTTATTAGAATCAGGAACAGATATAAGATTTATTCAGACTTTATTAGGGCATGAAAATCTTAATACAACCCAAATTTATACTCATGTAAATACCCAAGAACTTAAAAAAATAAAAAATCCATTAGATGATTTATAAAAATGTATATATCAAATTCATTAAAAAAAGAGATTTTAGAAAGAGACAACTTTAGTTGCCAAAAATGTTTTTATAAAGGTGATGAAGAAAATCTAAAAATTCACATAATAAATAAAGAAAAAAAGCCATCTAAAGAAAATCTAATTACTTTATGTGAAATATGTAATAATTATGCTCCAACAAAAGAAGAAGAATTTAAAGAATATATAAGAGAAAAGATAAATTCTGATATTTTAGAAACATTTAGGAAATATAGAAAAAATAACCCAAATATTGAAGGAATGAATAAAAAATTTGAAGATGGAAATATAATAACAAGACCACCATTAGGATATAAAATAATTGATAAAAAACTTGTTGTTGATGAAGAAAAAAAATTGATTGTCCAGGAAATATTTCAAACCTTCTTAAATGAAAATATAAGCTTAAATAAATTAGCGAAAAAATATAATTTATCTGTTAATGGATTAAAAAAAATATTGAAAAATTTTGTTTATGTTGGAAAGATAAAATTTAAAGGAAATTTAATAGACGGAAAACATCCACTTTTAATTTCTCATGAAATTTTTAATAGAGTTCAAAAAAAATTAGAAGAAAAATAATAATATAAAATATTTTTCTTATTTCATATATTTTTATAAACAACTATTATTTTTATTTTTATGCTTATATCAAAAAGAAAACTATTTGTAGGAATAGACGAATCAAATCACGGAAAATATCCTGAAATTTTTGTTGCAGCTTATTCTAATAAAGAAGAATATTCCATTTATTTACAAAATCCTATTAAAAAAGATAGAAAACATTTAGAATTAAATGAAAAACTTAGAAAAGTACGTTATAATTTTCTAATTTTACAAGAATATGATATAAATAGGATGAAGGAAGTAATAAAAAAAGATAAAAGAATAAATTTAAGTGTAAGAAGTATAGTTTTCTCTAGTTTATTAAAAGGAATTACTCGTTATTATAAAGATTATTCTTTAGAAATCTTAATTGACGGAGATTTAAAGATAGAAGAATTAAAATCTACAAAGAGTTTAATTTCTAAAATAGAAAGAATACCCGAAGAAAACATTTTTTTATATTCTGGAATTAAATTTGATGAACATATTTTAATAGTAAATTATGCAGATGAAATAGCGCATTTTCTTTTTAGAAAAAAAACTTTAGAAGATATTATTTCAGAAAAATATTGTTCAATTAGAAAAGAATTAATTCTTTAATTAAGGATCTCTGTCTTCCCAAGTTACTGGTTTTACTACATTTATATTATAAAAATAATCTTCAAATGCAATTCTGTACCCAAAATATAAAGAAACTAATTTTCTTTCTTTAAGTTTTTCTATTACTTCGGAATATTTTTTTATAAGGTCTTCTTTTTCTTTTATAAAAGAATTTAAAATCTTATATAATTTAATTTCAGCTTCGCGATAAGATTTTCCATAACCATTAGATTTAACTTCTACAATTAATAATTTGTATAATCCTTCTTTTTCTGTTTTATTTGTTTTACAAAGAAAAGCTAAATCAGGAACATAATTTCCTATTTTTGGATATTTTTCAAAATAAACAAAATTATCAATTTTGTCTTTTATTAAATCTATATTAGAATAAATCTTTTCTACTAATCTGTCGTGAATATCTTTTTTTATTTTTTTATAATAGACATGATGCTTTTTCCTATTCATTTTTTAGAATTATCTATATGACTTTTGTCTTTTCGCTCTCGCTTTGCTATCATTAGGTTTATAAGCTTCTTTTCTCCTAACATCCGCTACTAATAAATTTCTATCATAAGATAAGAACGCTTTTTTTAATTCATTATTTTTTGTTTTTTCTACTAAAGCTTTAGCAATTGCTAACCTAGCAGCCTCTATTCTAGAATTAGAACCGCCACCTTTAACTAAAACTTCAATATCATAATTTAATTTACCTAATTTTTCTTTTGCTATTTCTAATGGTTCTTCTATCATTAACCTTTTTATTAAAGGTAATAATTCATAAGGTTGTTTATTTATTATTATCTTGCCTGTTCCATCTTTTATTGTTGCTCTTGCTATACTTCTTTTTCTTTTCCCAGAAACAACTATAGATTGTTCTTTATTCATTTTTTCCTTTTAATAATTTAGTTAGTTGCAATAAAGTTATTCCTTTTTCTTTTTTATTTTCTAAAGAAATTTTTTCTTTATTTTCTAATCCCTTCGGAACACTTTCATAACATTTTATTTTTTTTAAAGCTTCCCTTCCTCTATACTGTTTGTAAGGCAACATTCCTCTTATTGTTCTTTTCATTATCTTTTCTACATTAGAAGGAAAAAATGGGCCTTTTTGAATATCACCTCCCTTTCTTCTTTTTTTTAAATATTCCTCTAATACAGATTCTTTCTTTCCTGTTATAATTGCTTTTTCTGTATTTACTATGATAACTTTATTTCCCAATAAAGCTTTTTTTGCAGCAAAACTTGCTATTCTTCCTAAAGGAGAGTTAGTTGCATCAATTATTATTTCTTCTTCCATTTTTAAGTTATTATTTTACCTTTAATTTCTTTATTTTTTTTAATTTCATCTCCTATAAAAGATATTTCACATCCAGCTTTTTTCAATTTTGTAATTGCTTTTTCCGAAAAAGATAAAGCAATTATTTTTACTTTTTTAGTTATATCTCCAGAAGATAAAACTTTCCCAGGAACTATAATAATATCTCCTTCTTTAGCTTTTTTTTCTATTTCACTAATATTAATT is a genomic window of Candidatus Pacearchaeota archaeon containing:
- a CDS encoding tyrosine-type recombinase/integrase → MKKEEFIEKLEVELKLTKKSELTIRNYKYFNLKFLEYCNKDIEQLTKDDVKKFLAYISEKSPNSILLAISAIKFSTLKILGKDLTENIERPKKEKSLPKVLTKEEIKKLIETIETKKSKLIVKFLYSTGLRVSELVNLKKEDINFQERIGIVKKGKGKKDRIFILSEKLANDLQEYLNNNQENLYLFSKEKPLTTRNIQKIIKKTAEKAQINKKVTPHVLRHSFATHLLESGTDIRFIQTLLGHENLNTTQIYTHVNTQELKKIKNPLDDL
- a CDS encoding recombinase family protein produces the protein MYISNSLKKEILERDNFSCQKCFYKGDEENLKIHIINKEKKPSKENLITLCEICNNYAPTKEEEFKEYIREKINSDILETFRKYRKNNPNIEGMNKKFEDGNIITRPPLGYKIIDKKLVVDEEKKLIVQEIFQTFLNENISLNKLAKKYNLSVNGLKKILKNFVYVGKIKFKGNLIDGKHPLLISHEIFNRVQKKLEEK
- a CDS encoding 30S ribosomal protein S9, translating into MNKEQSIVVSGKRKRSIARATIKDGTGKIIINKQPYELLPLIKRLMIEEPLEIAKEKLGKLNYDIEVLVKGGGSNSRIEAARLAIAKALVEKTKNNELKKAFLSYDRNLLVADVRRKEAYKPNDSKARAKRQKSYR
- the rplM gene encoding 50S ribosomal protein L13, whose amino-acid sequence is MEEEIIIDATNSPLGRIASFAAKKALLGNKVIIVNTEKAIITGKKESVLEEYLKKRRKGGDIQKGPFFPSNVEKIMKRTIRGMLPYKQYRGREALKKIKCYESVPKGLENKEKISLENKKEKGITLLQLTKLLKGKNE
- a CDS encoding 50S ribosomal protein L18e encodes the protein MKSKTKIKKQIKRKTNIFLVDSVKELIKGKNKEIAELLSKPRRKKIEINISEIEKKAKEGDIIIVPGKVLSSGDITKKVKIIALSFSEKAITKLKKAGCEISFIGDEIKKNKEIKGKIIT